One genomic window of Evansella cellulosilytica DSM 2522 includes the following:
- the pdxT gene encoding pyridoxal 5'-phosphate synthase glutaminase subunit PdxT, protein MINIGVLALQGAVREHVQAIEANDVNVVIVKKVEQLEDIDGLVFPGGESTTMRRLINKYGFYEPLKDFGKNGKPIFGTCAGAILMAKELVGHAEPHIALMDMKVERNAFGRQRESFEALLKVKGIGDDVQGVFIRAPIIVEVGKDVEVLAEYEGEIVAARQGPFLACSYHPELTDDVRMHQYFVNMVRNIVVPT, encoded by the coding sequence ATGATAAACATAGGAGTTTTAGCCCTACAAGGGGCAGTAAGAGAGCATGTACAGGCTATTGAAGCTAATGATGTCAATGTTGTTATCGTAAAAAAAGTAGAACAGTTAGAGGATATAGATGGCCTTGTTTTCCCTGGTGGCGAAAGCACAACGATGCGAAGGCTTATAAATAAATATGGTTTTTATGAGCCACTAAAAGATTTCGGTAAAAATGGAAAGCCTATTTTCGGAACTTGTGCAGGTGCTATCCTTATGGCTAAAGAGCTTGTTGGACATGCAGAACCACATATTGCATTAATGGATATGAAAGTGGAAAGAAATGCATTTGGTAGACAGCGTGAAAGTTTCGAGGCTTTATTAAAGGTAAAAGGCATTGGCGATGATGTACAAGGTGTATTCATTCGTGCACCAATTATTGTTGAAGTAGGTAAAGATGTCGAAGTACTTGCTGAGTACGAAGGCGAAATTGTGGCAGCTAGACAAGGCCCATTTCTGGCTTGCTCCTATCATCCAGAATTAACGGACGATGTTCGTATGCATCAATACTTCGTTAATATGGTGAGAAATATTGTTGTTCCTACTTGA
- a CDS encoding D-alanyl-D-alanine carboxypeptidase family protein, with product MLLKRMGMIGLLIIFTFTSLLTGVTTTKADYESDLLETGILVDADTGKILYGRNIDQPLPPASMVKMMSIYLIHESIEKGDISWDDIVYINDYLVNDLSKQINLSNVPLRKDEDYTVRELYESIAIYSANASMMAVAEHIAGSEGSFVEMMNEKGKELGMGNLLREEGEKHGISNLNEIAEANLGDFQFVNSTGLPNSVLLENRPSGTEIDDDNFMSARATATLAYHLLNDYPEVLETASIPEMTFKEGTEDAIVMPNWNKMLEGRGHFYEYADGLKTGTTTAAGACFTGTAVKNGRRLITVVMGLPRPLTSRPEDDLARYDETRKLMEYGFNNFSRVELYPENMTIEGFEEIPVVKGKEDVVSISTTDAVSAFVHRNDEESYQYSVVFNEDDELFDSEGRLIAPIEANTVIGQLVVEYVGDGEEEYLLGNGASARTVDIVTNEAVEKAGWFSLTMRGIGDFFSGLWNSIVNALGGGSE from the coding sequence ATGTTGTTGAAAAGAATGGGTATGATAGGTCTACTAATTATATTTACATTTACGAGTTTACTTACTGGAGTAACAACGACAAAGGCAGACTATGAGTCAGACTTGTTAGAGACTGGTATATTAGTTGACGCTGATACAGGAAAGATTCTTTATGGACGAAATATTGATCAACCATTACCTCCAGCAAGTATGGTAAAAATGATGAGTATATATTTAATTCATGAATCTATTGAAAAAGGGGATATTTCTTGGGACGATATCGTCTATATTAATGACTATTTAGTGAATGATTTATCGAAACAAATCAATCTTTCTAACGTACCATTACGTAAAGATGAGGATTATACTGTTAGAGAATTATATGAGTCGATAGCAATATACTCTGCTAATGCTTCGATGATGGCTGTAGCTGAGCATATAGCAGGTTCAGAAGGAAGCTTTGTTGAGATGATGAATGAAAAGGGGAAGGAACTCGGGATGGGGAATCTTCTCCGAGAAGAAGGAGAAAAACATGGAATATCTAACCTTAATGAGATTGCGGAAGCAAATTTAGGAGATTTTCAATTTGTTAACTCTACCGGATTACCGAACTCAGTTTTATTGGAAAATCGGCCAAGTGGAACAGAAATCGATGATGATAACTTTATGTCTGCAAGAGCAACAGCAACGTTGGCATACCACTTATTAAATGATTATCCTGAGGTGTTAGAAACGGCAAGTATTCCAGAGATGACTTTTAAAGAGGGTACGGAAGATGCGATTGTCATGCCAAACTGGAATAAGATGCTTGAGGGACGAGGTCATTTTTACGAGTACGCTGATGGATTAAAAACAGGTACTACAACTGCTGCTGGAGCATGTTTTACAGGAACTGCAGTAAAAAATGGTCGACGTTTAATTACTGTTGTTATGGGGTTACCTCGACCTTTAACATCAAGACCCGAAGACGATTTAGCAAGGTATGATGAAACGAGAAAGTTAATGGAATATGGTTTTAATAACTTCTCAAGAGTTGAGTTATATCCTGAGAATATGACAATTGAAGGATTTGAAGAAATCCCTGTTGTAAAAGGAAAAGAAGATGTAGTTAGTATCTCAACAACAGATGCAGTATCGGCATTCGTTCATCGAAACGATGAGGAATCTTATCAATACTCTGTTGTATTTAATGAAGATGATGAACTTTTTGACAGTGAAGGTCGTTTAATAGCGCCGATAGAAGCTAATACTGTCATCGGTCAATTGGTTGTTGAATATGTCGGTGATGGTGAGGAAGAATATTTACTTGGTAATGGAGCTTCTGCACGAACAGTAGACATCGTAACGAATGAAGCTGTAGAAAAAGCTGGTTGGTTTTCATTAACGATGAGAGGGATAGGAGACTTCTTTTCAGGCTTATGGAATTCAATTGTTAACGCGTTAGGTGGCGGTTCTGAATAA
- a CDS encoding ABC transporter ATP-binding protein — translation MQEQDLKSEVKQKTNEQQLLEVKGLKTYFYMEGNKVAKAVDGVDFSVKKGETLAIVGESGSGKSITSLSIMRLIPSPPGKIVEGSIELDGKDLLKLSDKEMRKVRGNDIGMIFQEPMTSLNPVFTIGNQISETLMKHKKMKKKEALKKSIDLLKLVGFARAEEIVHEYPHQLSGGMRQRVMIAIAMSCDPKLLIADEPTTALDVTIQAQILDLMVEMKEKFESSILLITHDLGVVAEVSDRVLVMYGGQVVEEATVQELFTNPKHPYTNGLLASIPNIDSDVERLESIPGSVLPAHRFPKGCRFAQRCKHVMDKCNEANPDLLETEANHKVRCYLYED, via the coding sequence ATGCAAGAGCAAGATCTTAAAAGTGAAGTTAAGCAAAAAACAAACGAACAACAACTTTTAGAGGTAAAGGGTTTAAAAACATACTTTTACATGGAAGGTAATAAAGTTGCCAAAGCTGTAGATGGTGTAGACTTCTCTGTAAAAAAGGGTGAAACTCTTGCAATAGTAGGTGAATCAGGAAGTGGAAAAAGTATTACTTCATTATCTATTATGAGGTTAATTCCATCACCTCCTGGAAAAATCGTAGAAGGATCTATTGAGCTTGATGGAAAAGATCTATTAAAGCTCTCTGATAAAGAAATGAGAAAAGTTAGAGGGAATGACATTGGAATGATATTCCAAGAACCGATGACTTCATTAAATCCTGTTTTTACGATTGGTAATCAAATCTCTGAAACACTAATGAAACATAAGAAAATGAAGAAGAAGGAAGCATTAAAGAAGTCTATTGATCTGCTAAAGCTTGTTGGTTTTGCTAGAGCTGAAGAAATTGTTCATGAGTACCCGCATCAATTGTCAGGTGGTATGAGACAACGAGTCATGATTGCAATAGCAATGTCGTGTGATCCAAAACTACTTATTGCAGATGAACCAACAACAGCGTTAGATGTTACGATACAAGCACAAATCCTAGATTTAATGGTTGAAATGAAAGAAAAGTTTGAGTCTTCCATACTACTTATTACACACGATTTAGGCGTAGTAGCAGAAGTATCAGATAGAGTATTAGTTATGTATGGTGGTCAGGTTGTTGAGGAAGCAACGGTTCAAGAGTTATTTACTAATCCAAAGCATCCTTATACAAATGGTCTATTAGCTAGTATTCCAAATATAGATTCAGATGTAGAAAGACTAGAATCAATTCCAGGTTCGGTTTTACCTGCACATCGTTTTCCAAAGGGTTGTCGATTTGCTCAAAGATGTAAACATGTTATGGACAAATGCAATGAAGCAAATCCTGATCTCTTAGAGACGGAAGCTAATCATAAAGTCAGATGTTATCTCTATGAGGATTAA
- a CDS encoding YaaC family protein, with the protein MYNDISFITLFKSVEYVKKYLYERYKEAGFSSPKELAFQNSYSFVYYIELGQSYFEQGKKAPLSIKPVLFFYGLSHWLKGALLTIDPNYPATTQVLAHGVSTRKRKKQGYRFLTDEIKIQKEGFYPYVSKSLFNIKELTGEKYKMRHLIMSIPELAFLIEKFEGESILIQVNKVQNKVYAPLSLLKKMKITPRRFELMIKEKTNTIVQCIEKEENLIISYSGNNDKNNFPLYYNLNDKKYYLPSVPHLYLKIPEILSHFLLLYNLSMICRYETEWWGELLYSFSSNDRPYIQSFLDCTERKTPYLMESLFKAK; encoded by the coding sequence ATGTATAATGACATTTCATTTATAACGTTATTTAAATCGGTTGAATATGTAAAAAAATATTTATATGAACGATATAAAGAAGCTGGGTTTTCATCCCCCAAAGAGTTAGCATTTCAAAATAGCTATTCTTTTGTATATTATATTGAACTTGGTCAATCTTATTTTGAACAAGGAAAAAAAGCACCCTTATCCATAAAGCCTGTACTATTTTTTTACGGACTAAGCCATTGGCTAAAAGGAGCATTACTTACTATTGATCCAAATTACCCTGCAACAACGCAAGTGTTAGCACACGGTGTCTCGACAAGAAAACGAAAGAAACAAGGATACAGATTTCTAACAGATGAAATAAAAATACAAAAGGAAGGCTTTTATCCATATGTATCAAAATCACTGTTTAACATAAAAGAGCTAACAGGGGAAAAATATAAAATGCGTCATTTAATCATGTCGATCCCTGAATTAGCTTTTTTAATTGAAAAGTTTGAAGGAGAATCGATTTTAATACAAGTTAATAAAGTTCAAAATAAAGTTTATGCCCCATTAAGTTTGCTTAAAAAAATGAAAATAACACCTAGAAGATTTGAGTTAATGATAAAAGAAAAAACAAATACTATTGTGCAATGTATTGAAAAGGAGGAAAATCTGATTATTTCATATAGCGGTAACAACGATAAAAACAATTTTCCTCTATATTATAATTTAAATGATAAGAAATACTATTTACCATCTGTCCCTCATTTGTATTTGAAAATACCGGAAATACTTTCTCATTTCTTATTATTATACAATTTAAGTATGATTTGCCGTTATGAAACAGAGTGGTGGGGTGAACTACTTTATTCCTTCTCATCAAATGATCGTCCATATATACAATCCTTTTTAGATTGCACAGAACGAAAGACCCCTTATTTAATGGAGTCGTTGTTTAAGGCGAAGTGA
- a CDS encoding ABC transporter ATP-binding protein, with protein sequence MAEREKLLEVQNLKKYFPIKGGVLQRTIGHVKAVDDVSFDLYKGETLGIVGESGSGKSTLGRTILRLLDPTEGNIIFEGDDISKLSNRKMRPYRKDMQMVFQDPFASLNPRMSVGEIIEEPMIVQKILNSAERKEKVLDLLEKVGLPPEARNKYPHEFSGGQRQRIGIARSLTLNPKLIIGDEPVSALDVSVQSQVLNLMEDLQDDFNLTYLFIAHDLSVVKHISDRIAVMYLGKIAEISPKDDLFAKPLHPYTQALLSAVPIPDVQRKREKITLKGELPSPSNPPSGCPFHTRCPEVHDRCKVELPELTEQGNGQYVACHLYTTEK encoded by the coding sequence TTGGCTGAGAGAGAAAAATTACTAGAAGTACAAAATCTAAAAAAATATTTTCCTATAAAAGGTGGTGTTCTGCAGCGAACGATCGGTCATGTAAAAGCTGTAGACGATGTCTCTTTTGATTTATATAAAGGGGAAACATTAGGAATTGTAGGTGAGTCCGGATCTGGTAAATCTACTTTAGGTAGAACAATTTTGCGACTATTAGATCCAACAGAAGGAAACATCATTTTTGAAGGAGATGATATTTCCAAACTTAGTAATCGCAAAATGAGGCCTTACCGAAAAGATATGCAAATGGTTTTCCAAGATCCCTTTGCTTCACTTAATCCGAGAATGAGCGTTGGCGAAATCATTGAAGAGCCAATGATCGTTCAGAAAATCTTAAATAGTGCGGAGAGAAAAGAAAAAGTGCTAGATTTACTTGAAAAAGTAGGGTTGCCACCTGAAGCGAGAAATAAATACCCACATGAGTTTTCAGGAGGACAAAGGCAAAGGATTGGTATTGCAAGATCATTAACATTAAATCCAAAGCTCATTATTGGTGATGAACCCGTTTCTGCATTAGACGTGTCAGTACAATCTCAAGTATTGAATTTAATGGAAGATTTACAAGATGACTTTAATTTGACTTATTTATTTATTGCGCATGATCTAAGTGTTGTTAAGCACATAAGTGACCGGATAGCTGTTATGTATTTAGGGAAAATCGCTGAAATTTCACCTAAGGATGATTTGTTTGCAAAACCGTTGCATCCTTATACACAGGCGCTTTTATCTGCAGTACCAATTCCAGATGTACAAAGGAAACGTGAGAAGATTACGTTAAAAGGTGAGTTGCCAAGTCCTTCGAATCCACCTTCAGGTTGTCCTTTCCATACGAGATGTCCAGAGGTCCATGATCGATGTAAGGTAGAATTACCAGAGTTAACTGAACAAGGTAATGGGCAGTATGTGGCTTGCCACTTATATACAACAGAAAAGTAG
- the serS gene encoding serine--tRNA ligase, with amino-acid sequence MLDVKLLRSSFDEVKAKLEHRNEDISELDRFGELDETRRQLIQEVEDLKNRRNTVSQEISQLKREKKNADDLIKEMKDVSTKVKELDDKLREVDSTLSQILLSIPNIPHESAPIGATEDENEEVRKWGEVPAFDFEHQAHWDIATNLGILDFERAAKVTGSRFVFYKGLGARLERALINFMMDLHQDEHGYEEILPPYMVNRDSMTGTGQLPKFEEDAFKIREEEYFLIPTAEVPVTNLHRDEIMQAEELPKAYTAFSACFRSEAGSAGRDTRGLIRQHQFNKVELVRFVKPEESYEQLEQLTSQAEKVLQLLKLPYRVLNMCTGDLGFTAAKKYDIEVWIPSNNAYREISSCSNFEAFQARRANIRFKRDIKGKAEFVHTLNGSGLAIGRTVAAILENYQQPDGSVKIPDVLKPYMGGKEVISK; translated from the coding sequence ATGTTGGATGTAAAACTACTTCGTTCTAGTTTTGATGAAGTGAAGGCAAAGCTAGAGCATCGCAATGAGGATATATCTGAGTTAGATCGCTTTGGTGAATTAGATGAGACACGTAGACAGCTTATTCAGGAAGTAGAAGATTTAAAAAATAGGAGAAATACGGTCTCGCAAGAAATATCTCAGTTAAAAAGAGAAAAAAAGAATGCAGATGACTTAATTAAGGAAATGAAGGATGTATCAACAAAGGTAAAGGAGTTAGATGACAAGCTAAGAGAAGTAGATAGCACATTGTCACAAATATTACTCTCCATTCCAAATATACCTCATGAAAGTGCCCCAATTGGTGCAACTGAGGATGAAAATGAGGAAGTTAGAAAATGGGGAGAGGTACCAGCGTTTGATTTTGAACATCAAGCACATTGGGATATCGCTACTAATTTAGGAATTCTTGATTTTGAGAGAGCCGCAAAAGTGACGGGAAGTAGATTTGTTTTTTATAAAGGGTTAGGTGCTCGTTTAGAAAGAGCATTAATTAATTTTATGATGGATTTACACCAAGATGAACATGGCTATGAAGAAATATTACCTCCTTATATGGTCAACAGAGATAGTATGACCGGGACCGGACAATTGCCAAAGTTTGAAGAGGATGCATTTAAAATCCGTGAAGAAGAGTATTTCTTAATACCGACAGCTGAGGTGCCAGTAACGAATCTACATCGTGATGAAATTATGCAGGCTGAAGAACTCCCAAAAGCGTATACGGCATTTAGTGCTTGTTTTAGATCTGAAGCAGGATCTGCTGGAAGAGATACAAGAGGGCTTATCCGACAGCACCAGTTTAATAAAGTGGAGCTTGTGCGTTTTGTAAAGCCAGAGGAATCATATGAGCAATTAGAACAATTAACATCTCAAGCAGAAAAGGTTCTACAACTATTAAAACTACCATATCGTGTATTAAACATGTGTACAGGTGATTTAGGATTTACTGCAGCTAAAAAGTATGACATAGAAGTATGGATCCCTAGTAATAATGCTTATCGTGAAATTTCTTCTTGTAGTAACTTTGAGGCATTTCAAGCAAGACGAGCGAATATCCGATTTAAGCGTGATATTAAAGGAAAAGCAGAGTTTGTTCATACATTAAATGGTTCTGGATTAGCGATCGGTCGTACAGTTGCTGCAATTTTAGAAAACTATCAGCAACCAGATGGGAGTGTAAAAATACCAGACGTATTAAAACCATATATGGGTGGAAAAGAAGTAATTTCAAAATAA
- the guaB gene encoding IMP dehydrogenase: MWENKFAKEGLTFDDVLLVPARSEVLPKDVSVKTKLSDTLQLNIPIISAGMDTVTEAKMAIAIAREGGLGIIHKNMSIEEQAEQVDRVKRSESGVITNPFFLSENHQVFDAEHLMSKYRISGVPIADENQKLVGIITNRDLRFIEDYSIPIKDVMTKEGLVTAPVGTTLAEAQKVLQKYKIEKLPLVDDNGVLKGLITIKDIEKAIEFPNSAKDTQGRLVVGAAVGVGGDSDTRTDALVNAGIDVLVIDTAHGHSQGVLNKVREVRNKYPDLNIIAGNVATAEATRDLIEAGANIIKVGIGPGSICTTRIVAGIGVPQMTAVYDCATEARKHGIPIIADGGIKYSGDIVKALAAGAHTVMLGSLLAGVSESPGETEIFQGRQFKVYRGMGSLGAMEKGSKDRYFQEGNQKLVPEGIEGRTPFKGPLKDTIHQLVGGVRAGMGYCGTKDLVVLRDESKFVRITNAGLKESHPHDVQITKEAPNYSL, translated from the coding sequence ATGTGGGAGAATAAATTTGCAAAGGAAGGATTAACCTTTGATGATGTTCTATTAGTTCCGGCTAGATCAGAGGTACTTCCAAAGGATGTTAGTGTAAAAACTAAGCTATCTGATACACTTCAATTAAATATTCCAATTATTAGTGCTGGAATGGATACTGTAACAGAAGCAAAGATGGCTATTGCTATTGCACGTGAAGGCGGACTAGGTATCATTCATAAAAATATGTCGATTGAAGAACAAGCAGAACAAGTTGACCGTGTTAAAAGATCAGAAAGTGGTGTTATTACAAATCCATTTTTCTTATCAGAAAATCACCAAGTATTTGATGCAGAGCACTTAATGTCGAAATATCGTATTTCAGGTGTACCAATAGCAGATGAAAATCAGAAGTTAGTCGGTATCATTACTAATAGAGATTTACGATTCATTGAAGATTACTCTATCCCAATTAAAGATGTTATGACAAAAGAAGGATTAGTAACTGCACCAGTTGGTACGACATTAGCTGAAGCGCAAAAGGTGTTACAAAAGTATAAAATAGAAAAACTCCCACTTGTCGATGATAACGGTGTGTTAAAAGGCCTCATTACAATTAAAGATATTGAAAAAGCCATTGAGTTCCCTAATTCAGCAAAAGATACACAAGGACGACTTGTTGTAGGTGCTGCTGTAGGCGTCGGTGGAGATTCCGATACAAGAACGGATGCGCTAGTAAATGCAGGAATCGATGTTTTAGTTATTGATACAGCACACGGACATTCGCAAGGTGTATTAAATAAAGTTCGCGAAGTAAGAAATAAGTATCCTGACCTCAATATTATTGCAGGAAATGTTGCAACTGCTGAAGCAACAAGAGATTTAATTGAAGCAGGTGCAAATATTATTAAAGTAGGTATTGGACCTGGATCTATCTGTACAACACGTATTGTTGCAGGAATTGGCGTACCTCAAATGACAGCAGTATATGACTGTGCAACAGAAGCGCGTAAACATGGTATTCCTATCATTGCTGATGGAGGTATAAAATATTCAGGTGATATCGTAAAAGCATTAGCTGCCGGTGCTCATACTGTCATGTTAGGTAGTCTACTCGCTGGCGTTTCAGAAAGCCCTGGAGAAACTGAGATTTTCCAAGGTCGCCAATTTAAAGTATACAGAGGTATGGGGTCGTTAGGTGCAATGGAAAAAGGGAGTAAGGATAGGTATTTCCAAGAAGGAAATCAAAAGTTAGTTCCTGAGGGAATTGAAGGTCGTACGCCATTTAAGGGGCCTTTAAAGGATACGATACATCAGCTTGTAGGTGGTGTACGAGCAGGAATGGGCTATTGTGGCACGAAGGATCTAGTGGTACTAAGAGATGAATCAAAATTTGTTAGAATTACAAATGCGGGATTAAAAGAGAGCCATCCACATGATGTCCAAATTACGAAGGAAGCTCCTAACTATTCTCTTTAA
- the pdxS gene encoding pyridoxal 5'-phosphate synthase lyase subunit PdxS, with the protein MEKQVGTDRVKRGMAEMQKGGVIMDVVNAEQAKIAEEAGAVAVMALERVPSDIRAAGGVARMADPTIVEEVQNAVTIPVMAKARIGHIVEARVLEAMGVDYIDESEVLTPADEVYHLYKRDYTVPFVCGARDIGEASRRIAEGASMIRTKGEPGTGNIVEAVRHMRMMQSQIKEVINMSVDEIMTYAKNTGSPFEVLLNIKENGKLPVVNFAAGGVATPADAALMMQLGADGVFVGSGIFKSDNPAKFARAIVEATTHYEDYALIAELSKNLGTAMKGIEISTLEQKDRMQERGW; encoded by the coding sequence ATGGAAAAGCAAGTTGGTACTGATCGAGTAAAACGTGGTATGGCTGAAATGCAAAAAGGCGGCGTTATTATGGACGTTGTTAATGCAGAACAAGCTAAAATTGCAGAAGAAGCTGGCGCAGTGGCAGTAATGGCACTAGAACGTGTTCCTTCTGATATCCGTGCTGCTGGAGGAGTTGCACGGATGGCTGACCCTACAATTGTTGAAGAAGTACAAAATGCAGTGACAATTCCAGTAATGGCAAAAGCACGTATTGGTCATATTGTTGAAGCACGTGTATTAGAAGCTATGGGTGTAGACTACATTGATGAAAGTGAAGTTTTAACACCTGCAGATGAAGTATATCATTTATATAAGCGTGACTACACAGTACCGTTCGTATGTGGTGCGCGTGATATTGGTGAAGCTTCTCGTAGAATTGCAGAAGGTGCATCGATGATTCGTACAAAAGGTGAGCCTGGTACAGGGAATATCGTAGAAGCTGTACGTCATATGCGTATGATGCAGTCTCAAATTAAAGAAGTAATTAACATGTCAGTAGACGAAATTATGACATATGCTAAAAATACAGGTTCTCCATTTGAAGTACTATTAAACATTAAAGAAAATGGTAAGCTCCCTGTAGTTAACTTTGCTGCTGGTGGAGTAGCGACTCCTGCTGATGCTGCATTAATGATGCAACTAGGTGCTGATGGTGTATTTGTTGGTTCTGGTATATTCAAGTCCGATAACCCAGCTAAGTTTGCAAGAGCAATTGTAGAAGCAACAACACATTACGAAGACTATGCGCTCATTGCTGAACTTTCGAAAAATTTAGGAACAGCTATGAAGGGAATTGAAATTTCTACTTTAGAACAAAAAGATCGTATGCAAGAGCGTGGTTGGTAA
- a CDS encoding ABC transporter substrate-binding protein → MKFSKFWLMLIVSLAFMLVIAACGSDDEAGGDVDDETEEVDENGDDATEDSGERGSIVAGMYSAPGHQFNPLFYSDAYEANILDFTHEALARLDENLDWEPSLAESWEINDDYTEITFTLNDGVTWHDGEPFTSADVVFTYETLMDEDYVAAGGVRTNYVSDLESVEAIDPLTVKFTYTDTNINAVFDAAFIIVPEHVFGDVPVLEMPDYSASRNAGEIIGTGPFQLTDMLEGEQYVLTAYDDYWKGEPGLASITWRVIEQSVMPGLLGNGDIDMIAAPNGVPPADFGSVDALDHINTYVFQDFGYQYMGFKLHHRTSEDVENGVIDPDNWIENEKVADVRVRQAVVYAIDREGIVEGLLHGMGTVLNANFPEASWAFDESAVNPYEYSPETAEALLDEAGYVDVTGDGFREDPDGNEWVLNLDYPTGNQIRERSAPIIQEDLEAVGIKVNLRQPREAGPHFDLVEEDDHDWDLYLAGWSLSAADPDPSALWLSTAPYNYTRWNDPVSDELIRAGIQAPEAFDQDYRKQAYSDWAAHMSEQVPQVFLYSNDNIYAYNAALQNVKEYPAGIYTDSYLWELAE, encoded by the coding sequence ATGAAATTCAGTAAATTTTGGCTTATGCTAATTGTATCTTTAGCATTCATGCTAGTAATAGCAGCTTGCGGAAGCGACGATGAAGCAGGTGGAGATGTTGATGATGAAACAGAAGAGGTAGATGAAAATGGAGACGATGCTACAGAAGATTCTGGTGAGAGAGGCTCAATTGTAGCAGGTATGTATTCTGCTCCTGGGCATCAGTTTAACCCATTATTTTATTCTGATGCATATGAAGCAAATATCTTAGATTTCACACATGAAGCACTAGCTAGATTAGATGAAAACCTAGATTGGGAGCCATCTTTAGCAGAGAGCTGGGAAATTAACGACGATTACACTGAAATTACATTTACTTTAAATGATGGTGTGACTTGGCATGATGGTGAACCATTTACTTCTGCTGACGTTGTATTCACTTATGAAACACTAATGGATGAGGATTATGTTGCTGCAGGTGGTGTACGTACAAACTACGTATCTGACCTTGAGTCAGTTGAAGCTATAGACCCACTTACAGTTAAATTTACTTATACAGATACAAACATTAACGCTGTTTTTGATGCTGCATTTATTATCGTTCCTGAGCACGTATTTGGCGATGTTCCAGTTTTAGAAATGCCTGATTACTCTGCATCTAGAAATGCAGGTGAAATCATCGGTACTGGTCCTTTCCAATTAACAGATATGCTTGAAGGAGAGCAATACGTTTTAACAGCTTATGATGACTACTGGAAAGGTGAGCCAGGTCTTGCTAGTATTACTTGGAGAGTTATCGAGCAGTCAGTAATGCCAGGTTTACTTGGAAATGGTGATATCGATATGATCGCTGCACCTAATGGTGTTCCGCCAGCAGACTTTGGTTCAGTTGATGCGTTAGATCATATTAACACTTATGTGTTCCAAGATTTTGGATATCAATATATGGGCTTTAAATTACACCACAGAACATCTGAGGATGTAGAAAACGGAGTTATTGACCCAGATAACTGGATTGAAAATGAAAAAGTAGCTGATGTACGTGTACGTCAAGCAGTCGTTTATGCAATTGATCGTGAAGGTATTGTAGAAGGTTTATTACACGGAATGGGTACAGTGTTAAATGCAAACTTCCCAGAAGCATCTTGGGCATTTGACGAAAGTGCTGTAAACCCTTATGAGTATAGCCCTGAAACTGCAGAAGCATTATTAGATGAAGCTGGATACGTTGATGTAACTGGTGACGGATTCCGTGAAGATCCAGACGGAAACGAGTGGGTATTAAATCTTGACTACCCTACTGGTAACCAAATTCGTGAGCGTTCTGCACCGATTATTCAAGAAGACTTAGAAGCTGTAGGTATTAAAGTTAACTTAAGACAGCCACGTGAAGCTGGTCCTCACTTCGACTTAGTTGAGGAAGATGATCACGATTGGGATTTATATTTAGCTGGATGGAGTTTATCGGCAGCTGACCCAGATCCATCTGCACTATGGTTATCAACTGCACCATATAACTACACTCGTTGGAATGATCCTGTAAGTGATGAGTTAATCAGAGCAGGTATCCAAGCACCAGAAGCATTTGACCAAGACTATAGAAAACAAGCGTATTCTGATTGGGCAGCTCATATGTCTGAGCAAGTTCCACAAGTATTCTTGTATTCAAATGATAATATTTATGCTTACAATGCAGCGTTACAAAATGTAAAAGAGTACCCTGCAGGTATTTACACTGATTCTTATTTATGGGAATTAGCAGAATAA